TGTCCGGGGGGTATTTTTCCCATAGATGCTCGTCCAGGGGAGCCCGATCGAAAGCCGACCGACTGAGCTGATGCGCCTTGTGTGGCTGGTCGTGGAGGAGATAGTCAAAAAACAGCATGGCGAATTTCTGGGCCTCCTGATTGAGCAGGTAGCGCCGCAGCATCCAGTGAGACGGCCCTCCGACCAGGCAGAAGACGCTCAAACCCAGTCCGATCAGGGCGGCCGTCCTTCCGGTAAGCGGCGGCTCAAACTGATGAATGCGGATCCAGGCCCAGAGACTCACAATGACACCGGCAAGGGCAACCACCCATAAAGCCGGCCCAAGGAAGGCACTCAGCGAGAGGACACCCAAAACCCAGGCCACCACGGCTGCCGCACTGAGAGGACGGTAGGCCGCCGCTTCTGGCACGACTGTGTCGGGCGGTGCCGCCCGTGCTGTTTCCTGGCTCATACGCTGGCTCCCACGCGATACGACAGATGAGGCCTGAATCCGCGCCGCGATTCCTTTGTTTCGGCCCACAACGGCCGGGGCACTCTTCCAAAAAAGCTATCCATGGCGGGTGGGACTGATGACCCTGGAACGACATTCAGTGGCGTCAAAAGACTTCTGCCACAGTCAATCTTCCCTCGACGCCGACGATTTCCACCCAATCCGGACCGGGGATTGTTATTTTCCTAAATTACCCGGTTTCACAAGCCGCGCCGCGACCCTTTTCGATCTACGCTCGTCACGCTGCTTTGTTTTACTGGCCGACACTATCTCGGCGGGGCCGATTCGGTGGTGAATCCTCCGCCGGAAGTCACCTGCTCTTCCAGCTTCTGGGCCCGTTCGTAATACGTCTGGAAAATATTCTTGGCCCCTGGGAAGGCGGCCACTGGCCCGCCGTAGCGAGCCGCTTCCGCTTCCGAAACGGACCGCGAGAGCGCTCCTTTGGAAAGATAACTGGCCACGCGGGCCCACTGAACGCCCAGCGGCGTGCCGTCCTCGCTAAGAATCGGCGTCATAAATGGTTTGGTACCGAGCGGAGCGAGATGGAGGGAAAAATTGAACAACCAGCACATGAGGATGCCGGTGAAGAGACCCATTACCACCGCCCCTGCCTGGTTGAGATAGAGATTGAATCGCACCTTCACGCGGGACAAGAATGCCGTCGCGATATGAAGAATGATCATCGACACAGAAAAGACCAGCCAGAATGCCAGAAAGTCGTAAAAGTATGTGAGGTTCGGGCCGATCATGTCCTCCATCATTCTGGCGGCTGGCTCGAAGAAATTCGTGGCCAGGATACCCGCCATCAAGATGTTGACGAATCGGATGAAGGCACTCCACAGCCCCTCGCGAAAGATGAAGCCCACGCACGCGCCAACGATGACGATCCACAACAGGTAGACCAGCATGAGTATGTTCTCCTGTCTTTATTCGCTGTGAGCTGACCGCAACGGCCTCTCGGAGCTGTAATTCTCAGCCCTGGAGGACGCGGGCAAGTTCCTCGTAGGAGGTGATTCCCTGAGCCAGCAGGAGCACGCCCTCTTCCTGGAGCGTGGCCATCCCAGCCGCCCGGGCCGCCTTCCGGAGTGTGGCGTAATCCGGCTGTCGGCCAAGAATTTTTCGCAGATTGTCGTTGACCACCAGGACCTCGAAAACGGCGCACCGTCCGAAATACCCCAATCCCTGGCATTGCGGGCAGACTTCTTTTTCCTCCGGAGTGGGCACGTGGGGACGGAAGAACGCCTGAATTCGTCCTGGTGGAATCCCCAATCGCTGAAGTAACTCCGGGGGAGGCGGATACGGTTGACGACATTTGTCGCACAGTCGCCGCATCACCCGCTGGTTCACCACTCCGATTACCTTCTCCGGAAACGCCTTGGCGGGTGGCTGAAGGGCCATGAGCTTGAGCAGGGCCTCACAACAGTCCTTGGCGCGGACCGTGGTGATGACCAGCCGGTTGTTTTCGGTTTCTTCCGCCAGCCGCTGGAGCACCTTGCCATTGGGAAGGTCGCGACACACAACGACATTCGGCTCCATGTGGAACACTTTGTCCAGGAAGCCGTCGAGATTCTGCCGATCCTGCGCGGTGATGATGTAGGGTTGAACGTTCTCGATAACCTCGTACGTTTTCTGCTCGTCTTCGATACTGATCCACTCCCGCGAGAAGCGATCTCCGCTGAGAATGGCACAGGTCACCGTGGTCGTCAAACCATGACCAGGCGGTGCGGAAAAGACGATGATTCCCTGGGGAGCGTTGAGGAAATTCTTGATCGTTTCCTGAAGTTTGGGCCGCATCCCCAGGTCTTCCAGCTTGCGAAATCGGCTCGTCTTCTCCGAAAACTGGATGACAACTCGCTCCCCACCCGCCACACCCTGAG
This is a stretch of genomic DNA from Thermogutta terrifontis. It encodes these proteins:
- a CDS encoding CvpA family protein, whose product is MLVYLLWIVIVGACVGFIFREGLWSAFIRFVNILMAGILATNFFEPAARMMEDMIGPNLTYFYDFLAFWLVFSVSMIILHIATAFLSRVKVRFNLYLNQAGAVVMGLFTGILMCWLFNFSLHLAPLGTKPFMTPILSEDGTPLGVQWARVASYLSKGALSRSVSEAEAARYGGPVAAFPGAKNIFQTYYERAQKLEEQVTSGGGFTTESAPPR
- a CDS encoding GspE/PulE family protein produces the protein MTQSSLSFRQLGRILFSLAGASMGLTSAVASAATPWLLPELLWGQEGGGWSGPGFYFSILKIVAFLIVYLLWVAIGDWINQDVQRLDLDHNLWNGLYFFSFVAAFFLFLLIPFFPVGYLLVCLATFVPALIYTSHRNKKVSIEDRVLTAAHFKRIIGRLSGKEVKVAVSPDDLPPPIRFDPIAKTQQEKNLRLIPARQHPGYQSAREFIAEALDRRGEAIDLMVAPTSTTLRYMIDGVWINMPPVPPESAMAAVEVLKILCGLNPQDRTSRQQGKLDLRYHDVPLSLTFASQGVAGGERVVIQFSEKTSRFRKLEDLGMRPKLQETIKNFLNAPQGIIVFSAPPGHGLTTTVTCAILSGDRFSREWISIEDEQKTYEVIENVQPYIITAQDRQNLDGFLDKVFHMEPNVVVCRDLPNGKVLQRLAEETENNRLVITTVRAKDCCEALLKLMALQPPAKAFPEKVIGVVNQRVMRRLCDKCRQPYPPPPELLQRLGIPPGRIQAFFRPHVPTPEEKEVCPQCQGLGYFGRCAVFEVLVVNDNLRKILGRQPDYATLRKAARAAGMATLQEEGVLLLAQGITSYEELARVLQG